One window of the Paenibacillus beijingensis genome contains the following:
- a CDS encoding sugar ABC transporter substrate-binding protein, producing MKKWLSGFIAAFIILSLAACGGKSGDSQKTVAILSPYLSSVTTNQMIEVLKKQSADQGWKTNVVDTKGDVGQLASRMEDVISTNVDAIIIVSTDPNQLKSQIQQASEKNIPVFGCDSGYIEGMAMNATSDNEAMSKMITEYLLKTTNNKANMVVLTYRPHPGVLKRSVQLDKMLEQTPDVKKVTEQEVQVPGPIENSRKQMESLLLANKDAGAITAVWAGWDEPAIGAAQAIEASGRKDIVVTGIDGNSQAIDMIKKGSPLIATVQQNFDGMAELVVKQIGLVFEGKQAEDTQMYAPATLITKENAK from the coding sequence ATGAAGAAATGGTTGTCAGGATTTATAGCGGCCTTCATCATTCTAAGCTTGGCTGCGTGTGGAGGGAAATCGGGGGATTCACAAAAAACAGTTGCGATCCTGTCGCCTTATCTTTCCTCGGTTACAACGAATCAAATGATTGAAGTCTTAAAGAAACAGTCCGCCGACCAGGGCTGGAAAACAAATGTCGTCGATACGAAAGGCGATGTGGGTCAGCTTGCAAGCCGCATGGAAGATGTCATTTCGACCAATGTCGACGCGATTATTATCGTCAGCACGGATCCCAATCAGCTCAAGTCCCAAATCCAGCAGGCTTCTGAAAAGAATATTCCCGTCTTCGGCTGCGATTCCGGCTATATCGAGGGAATGGCCATGAATGCGACAAGCGATAATGAAGCGATGTCCAAAATGATCACGGAGTATTTATTGAAGACGACGAACAACAAAGCCAATATGGTCGTGCTGACGTACCGCCCTCATCCGGGTGTATTGAAAAGGTCGGTGCAGCTGGACAAAATGCTGGAGCAAACCCCGGACGTCAAAAAGGTTACGGAACAGGAAGTTCAAGTTCCCGGTCCGATCGAAAATTCCAGAAAACAAATGGAAAGCCTGCTGCTGGCCAACAAGGACGCAGGCGCCATTACCGCCGTTTGGGCAGGATGGGACGAGCCTGCGATCGGTGCGGCGCAAGCCATTGAAGCGTCCGGCCGCAAAGATATCGTCGTGACGGGCATCGACGGCAACAGCCAGGCGATCGATATGATCAAGAAAGGCTCGCCGCTCATTGCAACGGTCCAGCAAAATTTCGACGGCATGGCTGAACTCGTTGTGAAACAGATCGGTCTAGTCTTTGAAGGCAAGCAGGCAGAGGATACCCAAATGTATGCCCCTGCCACCCTGATTACAAAAGAGAATGCGAAATAA
- a CDS encoding sugar-binding transcriptional regulator: protein MTETEKTRLLVKVSTLYYIDGLNQQEISERFGISRAQISRMLSAAREEGIVQITIKDQYAEEHQYEKALAEAFGIHDVIVVHIPNADQQLIDLQLARSTAALLENVLKDQDIVAVMAGRTIASIGNEIQYFKRKNMQFVPMIGGWGAEGTSWHSNSNSRLFGEKLKSKYWLLNAPALVTSQQARNVILEEAEISEVLSLAQQANVAIIGLGQVSEQSTIVNAGFLTGEDIKEVRKLGAVANICTSFLDEKGETVVYGAESKMIGLTAREMRRIPNIIASASGEDKVPAITAALRGRWVDILVIDMETAKKVLEWHRFHPVQ, encoded by the coding sequence ATGACGGAAACCGAAAAAACGCGGCTATTGGTCAAGGTCAGCACGTTATATTACATCGATGGATTGAATCAACAAGAGATTTCGGAGAGATTCGGCATTTCCCGGGCCCAAATCAGCCGGATGTTAAGCGCGGCCAGAGAAGAGGGCATCGTGCAAATCACGATAAAAGACCAGTATGCCGAGGAGCATCAATATGAGAAGGCATTGGCGGAAGCATTTGGCATTCATGACGTCATCGTGGTCCATATTCCAAACGCGGACCAACAATTGATCGATCTTCAACTTGCCCGGTCAACGGCGGCTCTACTGGAAAACGTGCTGAAGGATCAAGACATTGTCGCGGTAATGGCCGGCCGCACCATCGCTTCGATCGGCAATGAGATTCAATATTTCAAAAGAAAAAACATGCAGTTCGTTCCGATGATCGGAGGCTGGGGAGCCGAAGGAACTTCCTGGCATTCGAACTCGAACAGCCGATTGTTCGGCGAAAAGCTGAAATCCAAATATTGGCTGTTGAACGCGCCGGCCCTCGTTACGTCACAGCAGGCGCGCAACGTCATTTTAGAGGAAGCCGAGATTTCTGAAGTGCTTTCCTTAGCGCAGCAGGCGAATGTGGCCATCATCGGTCTTGGACAGGTTTCGGAGCAATCAACGATTGTAAATGCCGGTTTCTTAACCGGAGAGGACATCAAAGAGGTTCGGAAGCTTGGGGCAGTTGCCAATATATGCACGTCTTTCCTGGATGAGAAAGGGGAAACTGTCGTTTATGGCGCGGAATCCAAGATGATCGGACTTACGGCCCGAGAGATGAGGAGGATTCCGAATATTATCGCTTCGGCCAGCGGTGAAGACAAAGTGCCTGCCATTACGGCAGCGCTTCGAGGGCGCTGGGTCGATATTCTGGTAATTGATATGGAAACCGCAAAGAAAGTCTTGGAATGGCACCGTTTCCATCCTGTACAATAG
- a CDS encoding cyclase family protein, with protein sequence MLESLVQGIISGDIEVIDLAQPLNEQTPVIQLPEPFANPAGFKYHKLSDYDEAGPAWYWNDFTAGEHVGTHFDTPNHWISGRGKDGVDTMPVQNMIGEACVINVKDQCADNPDYLLTVDDILSYELSYGRIPERAWVILYTGWGEYAQNPEQFFNIGEDGMPHTPGFTMEASKFLAYERKVLGAGVETVGTDAGIAGSFDVPFPSHHYMHEVNRYGLAQLANVHLLPARGAVIIATPLKITGGSGSPIRPIALVPAKRVVE encoded by the coding sequence TTGTTGGAGAGCTTGGTGCAGGGGATAATCAGCGGCGACATTGAAGTTATCGATTTGGCACAGCCTTTGAATGAGCAGACGCCTGTCATTCAATTACCGGAGCCTTTTGCCAATCCCGCAGGATTCAAGTATCATAAACTTTCGGACTATGACGAAGCGGGACCGGCTTGGTATTGGAATGATTTCACGGCCGGCGAGCATGTGGGGACTCATTTTGACACGCCTAATCATTGGATCAGCGGCCGAGGGAAGGACGGAGTGGATACGATGCCCGTTCAGAACATGATCGGCGAAGCGTGTGTCATTAATGTAAAGGATCAGTGCGCAGACAACCCGGATTATTTGTTAACAGTGGACGACATCCTTTCTTATGAATTGAGTTATGGTCGGATTCCTGAGCGTGCATGGGTCATTTTGTATACCGGATGGGGGGAGTATGCGCAAAATCCGGAACAATTTTTTAATATAGGGGAAGACGGTATGCCGCACACGCCGGGATTTACAATGGAGGCATCCAAATTTCTGGCTTATGAACGGAAAGTGTTGGGCGCCGGTGTTGAAACGGTCGGAACGGATGCAGGGATAGCCGGAAGTTTTGACGTCCCCTTCCCCAGTCATCACTACATGCACGAGGTTAACCGTTATGGGTTGGCTCAACTGGCCAATGTTCATCTTCTGCCGGCGCGAGGAGCCGTTATTATTGCCACCCCTCTGAAAATTACGGGTGGAAGCGGGAGCCCGATTCGTCCCATTGCACTTGTGCCAGCGAAGCGGGTCGTTGAATAA
- a CDS encoding winged helix-turn-helix transcriptional regulator, producing MMDRSCPGAIEPILEILDGKWTLLLLLELFNGTRRFGELRRKLHPISPKTLTDRLRLLEEKEIVTRTLYPGVPLHVEYDLTERGQRLQPIFAAMWTWVQENGVCPRKEAEDLIPEEAVSQMKDAVNKANEVPELKVTKA from the coding sequence ATGATGGATCGATCTTGCCCTGGTGCCATTGAACCCATCCTGGAGATTTTGGATGGAAAGTGGACGCTTCTTCTCTTGCTCGAACTGTTTAACGGCACCAGACGTTTTGGGGAATTACGCCGTAAGCTGCACCCCATCAGTCCGAAAACATTGACAGACCGGTTGCGGCTGTTGGAGGAGAAGGAAATCGTCACACGCACGCTTTACCCTGGTGTACCGCTGCATGTCGAATATGACCTTACCGAACGCGGTCAGCGTCTGCAGCCTATTTTTGCCGCGATGTGGACATGGGTTCAGGAGAATGGCGTTTGCCCCAGGAAAGAGGCGGAAGATTTGATCCCCGAAGAAGCGGTGAGTCAAATGAAGGATGCCGTGAACAAAGCGAATGAAGTGCCGGAGCTGAAGGTGACGAAAGCCTAG
- a CDS encoding alpha/beta fold hydrolase: MERPFEVDLIEYPFTDRWLPYRDGYIHYLDEGQGPTVLLLHGNPTWSYLYRNVIKELRGEYRLIAPDYPGFGMSKAPAGYRFTPQEQSEAVLDLIRRLDLKDFVLVVQDWGGPIGLNYAVRHRKNLRGIVVMNTWAWPAKILPMKMFSLAMGGRPLGYWLQTRRNFFAKVIVPRGIYHAEKVTDSLRKAYTAPFPTAKSRIPTWVFPGQIRKARPWLADIESKLWNLSDLPAQILWGTKDSAGFPPEQMAKWQRYLPMSETEILDDASHYVQEDRPDRVAASIRRVWIRT; encoded by the coding sequence ATGGAGAGACCGTTTGAAGTCGATCTGATTGAGTACCCATTCACCGATCGCTGGCTGCCTTACCGTGACGGTTATATTCATTACCTCGATGAAGGGCAAGGACCGACGGTTCTTCTTCTGCACGGCAACCCTACGTGGTCTTATCTTTATCGGAACGTCATCAAAGAGCTGCGCGGGGAATACCGTCTTATTGCTCCGGATTATCCCGGATTCGGCATGTCGAAGGCGCCTGCCGGCTATCGCTTTACGCCGCAAGAGCAATCAGAAGCCGTTCTTGATCTGATCCGCCGCTTGGATCTAAAGGATTTTGTACTAGTGGTTCAGGATTGGGGAGGTCCGATCGGCCTGAACTACGCGGTACGGCATCGGAAAAACTTGCGCGGCATCGTCGTGATGAACACCTGGGCCTGGCCGGCAAAAATTTTGCCGATGAAAATGTTCTCGCTCGCCATGGGAGGTCGGCCACTCGGGTACTGGCTTCAAACACGGCGCAATTTTTTCGCCAAGGTCATTGTTCCGCGCGGGATTTACCATGCCGAGAAAGTGACGGACAGCTTGAGAAAAGCTTATACCGCCCCGTTCCCGACCGCGAAGTCCAGGATACCGACATGGGTCTTTCCCGGGCAGATCCGCAAGGCGCGGCCATGGCTCGCCGACATTGAATCGAAGCTGTGGAATTTGTCCGATTTACCCGCGCAAATTTTATGGGGCACGAAAGACAGCGCCGGCTTCCCGCCCGAACAGATGGCTAAATGGCAGAGATATCTGCCAATGAGCGAAACCGAGATCCTGGACGACGCCTCACACTATGTGCAAGAGGATCGGCCGGATCGGGTAGCGGCATCAATCCGAAGAGTATGGATAAGAACATGA
- a CDS encoding dihydrofolate reductase family protein: MKTILWATLTANGNYAQSSPENPPKKEALDDFATQAKTAGNFIVGRRTFERMLEDGGGGASPFADIDIVVVSRNGAEIPGVTVAGSPQEALNYLQQKGHQTALIGAGADIHNSFLGHGLVDEVIFNVAPVMEGKGLNLVIDKDNYQYKHVQLLDCKPLGSGVVQLRYALER, translated from the coding sequence ATGAAAACGATTTTATGGGCAACCTTAACCGCTAACGGCAATTATGCGCAGTCCAGCCCCGAGAACCCGCCGAAAAAGGAAGCGCTGGACGACTTCGCGACGCAAGCCAAAACAGCAGGAAATTTCATTGTCGGACGCCGGACTTTCGAGCGTATGCTCGAAGACGGTGGTGGTGGTGCGAGTCCCTTTGCCGATATCGATATCGTCGTCGTTTCCAGGAACGGCGCGGAAATCCCGGGCGTAACGGTTGCAGGGTCGCCTCAGGAAGCCTTGAATTACCTGCAGCAAAAAGGCCATCAAACCGCTCTCATTGGCGCCGGCGCGGATATCCACAATTCGTTTCTGGGTCACGGGCTTGTAGACGAGGTGATTTTCAATGTGGCGCCTGTGATGGAGGGCAAGGGGTTAAATCTTGTGATCGACAAAGATAACTATCAATATAAACATGTGCAATTGCTGGACTGCAAACCCCTCGGCAGCGGTGTCGTTCAACTGCGCTATGCGCTTGAACGGTAA
- the tatC gene encoding twin-arginine translocase subunit TatC has protein sequence MKDPNDLNLIGHLEEMRSRLIRTLIAFLVSMAAAFIYVRDIYAWLTRDIDQKLVVLGPSDVIWVYMMIAAIVALAVTIPVAAYQTWKFVQPAVPSAAQRATILFIPAITALFLVGISFGYFILFPMVLHFMYEMAADDFAAMYTAQKYFTFMVNMTVPFGLLFEMPAVVMFLTKLGIVNPVRLAKARKLAYFLLVIVAVTITPPDILSDIIVIVPLCLLYEISITISKVVYRKKLSLQNKEN, from the coding sequence ATGAAAGACCCGAATGATTTGAATCTGATCGGGCATTTGGAGGAAATGCGGTCGAGGCTTATACGGACGCTGATCGCTTTTTTGGTGTCCATGGCCGCGGCTTTCATCTATGTACGCGACATTTACGCGTGGCTCACACGGGATATCGACCAGAAGCTGGTCGTGCTGGGGCCTTCGGATGTGATCTGGGTCTACATGATGATCGCCGCCATCGTCGCTCTCGCCGTCACGATACCGGTCGCCGCTTATCAAACGTGGAAGTTCGTGCAGCCGGCCGTTCCGTCGGCGGCGCAGCGTGCCACGATTCTTTTTATCCCGGCCATTACGGCGCTGTTTCTCGTCGGCATCAGCTTCGGTTACTTTATTTTGTTTCCGATGGTGCTGCACTTCATGTACGAAATGGCGGCCGACGACTTTGCAGCGATGTACACCGCCCAAAAATATTTCACTTTTATGGTCAATATGACGGTCCCGTTCGGGCTGCTGTTCGAAATGCCTGCCGTCGTCATGTTTCTGACCAAGCTCGGAATCGTGAATCCGGTCAGGCTCGCCAAAGCCCGCAAACTCGCTTACTTCCTGCTCGTCATTGTTGCGGTCACGATTACCCCGCCGGATATTTTATCGGATATTATCGTCATCGTGCCGCTTTGTTTACTGTATGAAATCAGCATCACCATTTCCAAAGTCGTATACAGAAAAAAATTGAGCCTGCAAAATAAAGAAAACTGA
- the tatA gene encoding twin-arginine translocase TatA/TatE family subunit, with protein sequence MPFGNIGIGGLVLILIIALIIFGPSKLPELGRAFGRTLSEFKGATRGLVNGEDDGKKESDTKQPLADK encoded by the coding sequence ATGCCTTTTGGCAATATTGGTATCGGCGGTTTGGTTCTCATTTTGATCATCGCACTGATTATATTCGGACCTTCCAAGCTTCCTGAACTCGGCCGGGCTTTCGGGCGCACATTAAGCGAATTCAAAGGCGCGACCCGCGGCCTGGTAAACGGTGAAGACGACGGCAAGAAAGAATCCGACACGAAGCAGCCGCTTGCTGACAAATAA
- a CDS encoding PhoX family protein, protein MSKSIDRRTFLSYLGTGAAALAAASAGLGSLEGKASASSTANHLFGFKTNKVSGYFEPITPSKEDKLILPKGYKYDVIAALDDVINKAGEKFGDGSDYNAYFPINGSNSRGLLVNNHEYTGVFSIGPVDGKMTPEQVQKNLYYQGMSVIEVFRDENGTWKMDTTSNYARRINGFTNFALTGPAKGTAAVGGASTVQGTFANCSGGVTLWNTVLSCEENFTETAEASNLNVTHYGWVVEIDPFNKSYLKKHTALGRFNHENTAMGLTADGRVVVYMGDDKKDACVYKFISKGKFDPLKGRGNSALLEDGTLYVANLKSGKWLPVTIEAVQKVINDSKFKAPFGVSTKRDDLLKKYQTQADVVVYCQEAALLVGGTPTDRPEDIEISPFDNTVFICHTNNDIHGNIHGHITRIFESGNDLGALEFDFEIFAAGGRQSGFSSPDNLAFDSNGNLWVVTDISSGSQNKGVHKPFMNNGLFVIPTSGPSQGTALQFASGPVECELTGPYFTPDEKTLFLSIQHPGEETSDLNNPTSRWPHRPGDKKARAGVVAISGFKLG, encoded by the coding sequence TTGAGCAAAAGCATAGACCGCCGCACGTTTCTATCCTATTTAGGCACAGGGGCTGCCGCATTGGCAGCAGCATCGGCCGGCCTCGGTTCATTGGAGGGCAAAGCTTCCGCATCTTCGACAGCCAATCACCTCTTCGGTTTCAAAACGAACAAAGTAAGCGGGTATTTCGAACCGATTACGCCTTCCAAAGAAGACAAGCTTATTCTCCCGAAAGGTTATAAATATGACGTTATCGCCGCGCTGGACGACGTGATCAACAAAGCCGGCGAGAAGTTCGGCGACGGCTCGGACTACAACGCTTATTTCCCGATTAACGGCTCCAATTCGCGCGGCCTTCTGGTCAACAATCACGAATATACCGGCGTATTTAGCATCGGACCTGTGGATGGCAAAATGACGCCGGAACAGGTGCAAAAAAATCTGTACTACCAAGGGATGTCCGTCATTGAAGTATTCCGCGACGAGAACGGCACATGGAAAATGGACACGACGTCCAATTATGCGCGGCGCATCAACGGCTTCACCAATTTTGCGCTTACCGGGCCGGCAAAAGGGACGGCGGCCGTTGGAGGCGCTTCGACCGTTCAGGGCACCTTCGCCAACTGCTCCGGCGGCGTAACGCTGTGGAACACGGTGCTTTCCTGCGAAGAGAACTTTACCGAAACGGCCGAAGCGTCCAATTTGAACGTCACCCATTACGGCTGGGTCGTAGAGATCGATCCATTTAACAAATCCTACCTGAAAAAGCATACGGCGCTTGGCCGTTTCAACCATGAGAATACGGCAATGGGCCTTACGGCGGACGGCCGCGTCGTCGTTTATATGGGCGATGACAAGAAGGACGCCTGCGTCTACAAATTTATTAGCAAAGGCAAGTTTGACCCGTTGAAAGGCCGCGGCAACTCGGCTCTGCTGGAAGACGGCACGCTTTATGTCGCCAACCTTAAGTCGGGCAAATGGCTGCCGGTAACGATCGAGGCCGTTCAGAAAGTGATCAACGACAGCAAGTTCAAGGCGCCGTTCGGCGTATCCACCAAACGCGATGATCTGCTGAAAAAATATCAAACGCAGGCTGACGTCGTTGTATACTGCCAGGAAGCGGCACTGCTCGTGGGCGGCACGCCGACGGACCGTCCGGAGGATATCGAAATTTCCCCGTTCGACAACACGGTATTCATTTGCCATACGAACAACGATATCCATGGCAACATTCACGGCCACATTACGCGCATCTTCGAATCGGGCAACGACCTGGGCGCGCTGGAATTCGATTTTGAAATCTTTGCAGCCGGCGGCCGCCAGTCGGGATTCAGCTCGCCGGACAATCTTGCTTTCGACTCGAACGGCAACCTGTGGGTCGTGACGGACATCTCCAGCGGCAGCCAAAACAAAGGCGTGCACAAACCGTTCATGAACAACGGACTTTTCGTTATTCCGACGAGCGGTCCAAGCCAAGGAACCGCGCTGCAGTTCGCTTCGGGTCCGGTGGAGTGCGAATTGACGGGTCCTTACTTCACGCCGGATGAAAAAACGTTGTTCTTATCCATCCAGCATCCGGGCGAAGAAACGTCGGACCTGAACAATCCGACGAGCCGTTGGCCTCACCGTCCGGGCGATAAAAAGGCCCGCGCCGGCGTCGTGGCAATCAGCGGTTTCAAACTCGGTTAA
- a CDS encoding SLOG family protein: MKNLLVTGYRAHEMNIFSRNHKGIVYIQKAIAAKLIPLIEEGLEWVVTPGQYGVDLWACETVIALKQQYPQLKLSIISAYRSPEEKWKEDKQEYFHQILKGVDYYGSVSNQPYSGGWQLSARDDLLLRKTDGIVLVYDEDAGAGSPKFYKEKALKKRDEDGYRYMSISSEDIQFIADDETLQI, encoded by the coding sequence ATGAAAAACCTGCTCGTGACCGGTTACCGCGCGCATGAGATGAACATTTTCAGCCGGAACCATAAAGGGATTGTCTACATTCAAAAGGCGATCGCCGCCAAATTGATCCCGCTGATCGAAGAAGGATTGGAATGGGTCGTCACGCCGGGCCAGTACGGGGTCGACCTGTGGGCGTGCGAGACCGTCATCGCCTTAAAACAGCAGTATCCCCAATTGAAGCTGTCCATTATTTCGGCTTACCGCAGCCCGGAAGAAAAGTGGAAGGAAGATAAACAAGAATATTTTCACCAAATTTTAAAAGGGGTCGATTATTACGGGTCGGTCAGCAATCAGCCGTACAGCGGGGGTTGGCAGCTCTCGGCCAGAGACGATCTGCTGCTGCGCAAAACGGACGGCATTGTGCTCGTCTACGACGAAGACGCCGGCGCGGGAAGCCCGAAATTTTATAAGGAAAAAGCATTGAAAAAGCGGGACGAGGACGGCTACCGGTATATGAGCATCAGCTCGGAAGACATCCAATTCATTGCGGATGATGAAACTTTACAAATTTAA
- a CDS encoding HutD family protein, producing MRGQSWVHIGQESLSTDMWSGGTTTQLAIYPETADYAARNFMWRLSTATIETQQSVFTPLPGFRRILMVLKGELELDHEGRHHSMLKPFRQDRFEGEWRTVSSGLVTNFNLIFAEECNAELICLDIPPREEISLAAPLSSQKGVTRLSRVLYAADGDLEIGIGGDGGGTCLLKAGELLLAATESERPSALPLLTIVNRGQGSVQLLDVQISMPQQIGEQS from the coding sequence ATGCGTGGACAATCATGGGTGCATATCGGACAAGAAAGCCTCTCAACCGACATGTGGAGCGGAGGGACGACGACGCAGCTCGCCATCTATCCGGAAACGGCGGATTATGCGGCCCGAAACTTTATGTGGAGACTAAGCACGGCGACGATTGAAACGCAGCAGTCCGTTTTTACCCCGCTGCCCGGGTTCCGCCGCATCCTGATGGTCCTGAAGGGCGAGCTTGAGCTCGATCACGAAGGCCGTCATCACAGCATGCTGAAGCCTTTCCGGCAGGACCGCTTCGAGGGCGAATGGCGCACGGTTAGCAGCGGGCTGGTGACTAACTTCAATCTTATATTTGCGGAAGAGTGTAACGCGGAGCTAATCTGCCTGGACATTCCTCCCCGCGAGGAAATCTCCCTGGCAGCTCCGCTTTCTTCTCAAAAAGGAGTGACCCGGCTGTCCCGGGTTTTGTATGCGGCGGACGGGGATTTGGAGATCGGAATTGGCGGCGATGGCGGCGGAACATGCTTGTTAAAGGCGGGCGAACTGCTTCTTGCTGCGACGGAGTCGGAGCGTCCGTCCGCCCTCCCGCTTCTAACGATTGTGAACCGGGGCCAGGGCTCGGTTCAGCTTCTTGATGTGCAGATATCGATGCCTCAGCAGATTGGCGAGCAGAGTTAG
- the hisB gene encoding imidazoleglycerol-phosphate dehydratase HisB, whose amino-acid sequence MNEATVRQAAISRTTGETDIRISFSLDGTGQCNLQTGVPFLDHMLHLFAVHGKFDLDVHANGDIEIDDHHTVEDIAIVLGGCLRQALGDKKGIRRYGNAFVPMDETLAQVVIDVSNRPHLEYRAEYPSMQTGRFQTELVREFLWKLALEGRITLHVIVHYGHNTHHMIEAIFKALGRALREAAGIEPGMTGIPSSKGIL is encoded by the coding sequence ATGAACGAAGCAACCGTAAGACAAGCGGCGATCAGCCGTACAACCGGAGAAACCGATATCCGCATCTCTTTTTCGCTTGACGGCACGGGGCAGTGCAACTTGCAAACAGGCGTACCTTTTCTCGACCATATGCTGCACTTGTTCGCCGTTCACGGCAAGTTCGATCTGGACGTCCATGCCAACGGGGATATCGAAATCGACGACCATCATACGGTGGAGGATATCGCGATCGTGCTGGGCGGATGTCTCAGGCAAGCTTTAGGCGACAAAAAAGGAATCCGGCGTTACGGCAACGCTTTTGTTCCGATGGACGAAACACTGGCGCAGGTCGTCATCGACGTGAGCAACCGGCCGCATCTGGAATACAGGGCGGAATATCCTTCCATGCAGACGGGCCGTTTTCAAACGGAGCTGGTACGGGAATTTTTGTGGAAGCTGGCGCTTGAGGGGCGGATCACGCTTCACGTCATCGTTCATTATGGTCATAACACGCATCATATGATCGAGGCGATTTTTAAGGCACTCGGCAGAGCGCTCCGGGAAGCGGCCGGGATTGAGCCGGGCATGACCGGTATCCCTTCTTCGAAAGGCATCTTGTAG
- a CDS encoding M20 family metallopeptidase: MLTAEEQALLELIDAGELTALLQRLVRINSENPPGRERAVGRVVAEALEAAGCQVELQPVEGERFNVIAVLEGKRPDKLLFNGHMDTVPAGNAKLWRDDPWSAVIRDGRLYGLGSSDMKAGLVAMIAAVIAVKQSGAALERSLMFAAVIDEEVYFKGTNALLAEQKLAGCVMAYVSEPTGLKIGNRLKGSLEFSVRTTGRSAHAGIAFAGDNAIYKMGRYLEALRLYNNSLKDRMDEPVLRYPTVNVGKIQGGVGVTLVPDACEMEFDRQVMPTESIAEAEREIRDLTERVNEAEGIGAELTLKQPLNNWSVDESEAVVRGLSGALQDATGRKPEFTGFNGYAEVEMLAAAGIPSVLFGPGSIDVAHAPDEYVPLDEVLQAAKVYALLAYRFVTRTE; encoded by the coding sequence ATGCTGACTGCGGAAGAACAGGCGCTGCTGGAACTTATCGACGCCGGTGAGCTGACCGCTTTGCTGCAGCGGCTCGTCCGGATCAACAGTGAGAATCCGCCGGGCCGCGAGCGGGCCGTTGGCCGGGTCGTCGCCGAAGCGCTGGAAGCGGCAGGCTGTCAGGTGGAGCTGCAGCCGGTGGAAGGCGAGCGGTTTAACGTGATTGCCGTACTCGAAGGGAAGCGACCGGATAAGCTGCTGTTCAACGGCCATATGGACACCGTTCCGGCGGGAAACGCGAAGCTGTGGCGGGACGATCCTTGGAGCGCAGTTATCCGGGACGGACGGCTGTACGGGCTCGGCTCCTCGGACATGAAGGCCGGGCTGGTTGCAATGATAGCGGCTGTAATAGCGGTGAAGCAAAGCGGAGCTGCGCTAGAGCGGAGCCTGATGTTCGCCGCCGTAATCGATGAGGAAGTGTACTTCAAAGGGACGAACGCGCTGCTGGCGGAACAAAAGCTTGCCGGCTGCGTCATGGCATACGTCTCCGAACCGACGGGCCTTAAGATCGGCAATCGCTTGAAAGGGTCGCTCGAATTTTCGGTGCGCACGACCGGACGCAGCGCGCATGCCGGCATCGCGTTTGCGGGCGACAATGCGATCTACAAAATGGGCCGTTACTTGGAGGCGCTGCGGCTGTACAACAACTCGTTAAAGGACCGCATGGACGAGCCCGTTCTCCGCTACCCCACCGTTAACGTCGGGAAGATTCAAGGGGGCGTCGGCGTGACGCTCGTACCCGACGCTTGCGAAATGGAATTCGACCGGCAGGTGATGCCGACGGAATCAATCGCTGAGGCCGAGCGGGAAATCCGCGACCTGACGGAGCGGGTGAATGAGGCGGAAGGCATCGGGGCGGAGCTGACGCTGAAGCAGCCGCTTAACAATTGGTCGGTGGACGAATCGGAAGCTGTTGTGCGCGGGCTTTCAGGAGCGCTTCAGGACGCAACAGGGAGAAAGCCCGAATTCACCGGCTTTAACGGCTACGCCGAGGTGGAAATGCTCGCAGCCGCCGGCATTCCTTCGGTGCTGTTCGGACCGGGGAGCATCGACGTCGCGCACGCTCCTGACGAATATGTGCCGCTTGATGAGGTGCTGCAAGCCGCAAAAGTGTACGCGCTGCTCGCTTACCGGTTTGTCACCCGGACGGAGTAG